In Streptomyces hawaiiensis, one genomic interval encodes:
- a CDS encoding HSP90 family protein gives MDSQTSQASQPSPSPPPPHTFQVDLRGLVDLLSHHLYSSPRVYLRELLQNAVDAITARRADEPGAPARVRIHAEGGALRVEDTGVGLTEADVHSLLATIGRSSKRAEGLEEARSDFLGQFGIGLLACFVVAERIRVVSRSARTPGAPPVEWTASDDGSYTVRELPDAERPEPGTTVHLVARAGVAEWLSPERVEALARDFGSLLPYDVRVGDEAVTDLPAPWDRPYPGPAARRVALARHCHDLFGFTPLDTIDLSVPLAGIRGVAYVLPSAVSPAQRAGHRVHLKGMLLTERAEQLLPDWAFFVRCVLDTDSLRPTASRESLYEDETLAGVREALGERIRAWLTGMAAGDPERLAAFLSVHHLGVKSLARHDREMLRTMLPWLPFETTDGRLSLEEFAQRHPVVHFTRTVEEYRQVAPIASAQGIGVINGGYTYDSELVEALPSVRPGTVVAELDAETVTAHLDAVDPAEELALSGFLAAARARLDPLGCDVVLRAFHPLSVPALHLDDRDVRHERARADAEAQADDLWAGILGSLRGSAPRARLVLNHLNPLVRRISSLPDPELIGTATESLYGQALLMAQRPLRPADSALLNRAFIGLLEWATHSEDGQA, from the coding sequence ATGGACTCCCAGACCTCACAGGCATCCCAGCCCTCCCCTTCGCCCCCGCCACCTCATACGTTCCAGGTCGACCTGCGTGGTCTGGTGGACCTGCTCTCCCACCACCTCTACTCCAGTCCCAGGGTGTATCTGCGCGAGCTGCTGCAGAACGCCGTGGACGCCATCACAGCCAGACGTGCGGACGAGCCCGGCGCCCCCGCCCGGGTGCGGATCCATGCGGAGGGCGGTGCCTTGCGGGTCGAGGACACCGGCGTGGGACTCACCGAGGCGGACGTGCACAGCCTGCTGGCCACCATCGGGCGCAGTTCGAAGCGCGCCGAGGGGCTCGAGGAGGCCCGGTCCGACTTCCTCGGGCAGTTCGGCATCGGACTGCTGGCCTGCTTCGTCGTCGCCGAGCGGATCCGGGTGGTCAGCCGCAGTGCCCGTACGCCCGGGGCGCCGCCGGTGGAGTGGACGGCGTCCGACGACGGTTCGTACACCGTGCGAGAGCTGCCGGACGCCGAGCGGCCCGAACCGGGCACCACCGTGCATCTGGTGGCCCGGGCGGGGGTCGCGGAGTGGCTCTCGCCCGAGCGGGTCGAGGCGTTGGCCCGGGATTTCGGGTCGCTGCTGCCGTACGACGTCCGGGTCGGCGACGAGGCGGTCACCGACCTTCCGGCGCCCTGGGACCGTCCGTATCCGGGCCCGGCGGCCCGCCGTGTCGCCCTCGCCCGGCACTGCCACGACCTGTTCGGCTTCACCCCGCTGGACACGATCGACCTGTCCGTGCCGCTGGCCGGCATCCGCGGGGTGGCGTATGTGCTGCCGTCGGCGGTGAGCCCGGCCCAGCGCGCGGGTCACCGGGTGCACCTGAAGGGCATGCTGCTGACCGAGCGGGCCGAACAGCTGCTGCCCGACTGGGCGTTCTTCGTGCGGTGCGTGCTCGACACGGACAGTCTGCGGCCCACGGCGTCGCGCGAGTCGCTGTACGAGGACGAGACGCTGGCCGGTGTGCGGGAGGCGCTGGGGGAGCGGATCCGGGCCTGGCTGACGGGCATGGCGGCCGGTGATCCGGAGCGGCTGGCGGCGTTCCTGTCGGTGCACCACCTGGGCGTGAAGTCCCTGGCCCGGCACGACCGGGAGATGCTGCGCACGATGCTGCCGTGGCTGCCGTTCGAGACGACCGACGGGCGGCTGTCCCTGGAGGAGTTCGCGCAGCGGCACCCGGTGGTGCACTTCACGCGGACCGTCGAGGAGTACCGGCAGGTCGCACCGATCGCGTCCGCACAGGGCATCGGCGTGATCAACGGCGGCTACACGTATGACAGCGAGCTGGTGGAGGCGCTGCCCTCGGTACGCCCGGGGACCGTGGTCGCCGAGCTGGATGCGGAGACGGTGACCGCGCATCTGGACGCCGTCGACCCCGCCGAGGAGCTGGCCCTGTCCGGTTTCCTGGCGGCCGCTCGGGCCCGGCTCGACCCGCTGGGCTGTGACGTCGTGCTGCGGGCCTTCCACCCGCTCTCCGTGCCCGCGCTGCACCTCGACGACCGGGACGTCCGGCACGAGCGGGCCCGGGCGGACGCGGAGGCACAGGCCGACGATCTGTGGGCGGGGATCCTTGGCTCCCTGCGGGGCAGTGCTCCCCGCGCGCGTCTGGTGCTCAACCACCTCAACCCACTGGTCCGGCGGATCAGCTCGCTGCCCGACCCGGAGCTGATCGGCACCGCGACGGAGTCGCTGTACGGGCAGGCCCTGCTGATGGCGCAGCGCCCGCTCAGGCCCGCCGACTCCGCGCTGCTCAACCGCGCGTTCATCGGCCTCCTGGAGTGGGCCACGCACAGCGAGGACGGTCAGGCATGA
- a CDS encoding tetratricopeptide repeat protein, translating into MREITDFDALREAMAENSGQPEGPARNARAEELLTAAEKLDVPLAVIEALGHQLKVYNYSSEKGKMFVPFARLLRMWDERPEDFDAYETHSLHWVFKWVSAGMLDQPHIPLASIEKWLGEMEHRYRLAGHSERAVRSAEHSVAAHVGDVTRAERAYAAWLAADRDTMADCHACELHGQGWWQAEQGRDAQALELWRPVLEGEYACAHEPHTALASSLVPLLRLGREEEARSSHLRGLRLVRAMESMRGAYAEHVEFCALTGNEARGLELLAERPAYFTDDGHPQSKLDFMSVVALLMDRLTGLGLGDRQVPGPAGREWTARELATHARGEALALAARFDERNGTTHVGERARARMARQPLAERLPLGVRSVRPVPPSAPPAVVASKASGTGQPDLPALLDEARRLSDALMPGAVEAWAVAAEAAKGAELDPRDRAEMADHEAMSLGPEGTELFERAAGLYTEAGDPGEALAARARGAYVRALAGDVDGAVAAVTGPYDEILALYAADGTGIRQTASVVMSRARILTRRAHGAEGDAAALAEAEAAVREVLALVDGRTGKDVRLTARVAEAQAMLGELAGLAGDLGTAAELFARGAAAFVAAGLPWFAVEYEARLASLAHHLGDMAEAERALRAALEHGGSQLEAPGRAQLHLQLAEVVGGRGEAAEAARHALEAAHWADEAGESATLGAWARQQLGGFLLRQGRWAEAAEVLESALPDLTAETHGDGAVVQTQWWLGDCLSELGEHRAAAERRLRAAEIARHWPEQHDHATLAHLAGESLGQAGLPAEADRAYARAGDLWRELGNVHGLIRSLRARAWLALRAEDGLGEARGLMADAVRECEAALEAASDEESRQQLVAELGQTHQQFGDLLARSAPEDAEAASVAEVFEEALAQVVRSATVFASLGDGALHSRTGAELAAGRLEADLGRPADAVARARAVLAAYDGHAGAETGHGDGEGETVRARRAEAQQLLQLLTERRD; encoded by the coding sequence ATGAGGGAGATCACGGACTTCGACGCCCTGCGCGAGGCGATGGCGGAGAACTCCGGGCAGCCGGAGGGGCCGGCCCGCAACGCGCGCGCGGAGGAGCTGCTGACGGCGGCCGAGAAGCTGGACGTTCCGCTCGCCGTGATCGAGGCGCTCGGCCACCAGCTGAAGGTCTACAACTACAGCTCGGAGAAGGGGAAGATGTTCGTTCCCTTCGCGCGCCTGCTGCGCATGTGGGACGAGCGGCCCGAGGACTTCGACGCGTACGAGACGCACTCGCTGCACTGGGTCTTCAAATGGGTCTCGGCGGGCATGCTCGACCAGCCGCACATCCCGCTCGCCTCGATCGAGAAGTGGCTCGGCGAGATGGAGCACCGTTACCGGCTCGCCGGGCACTCCGAGCGGGCCGTGCGCAGCGCCGAGCACAGTGTGGCCGCGCATGTCGGGGACGTGACGCGGGCCGAGCGGGCGTACGCCGCGTGGCTGGCCGCCGACCGGGACACCATGGCCGACTGCCACGCCTGCGAGCTGCACGGGCAGGGCTGGTGGCAGGCGGAGCAGGGCCGGGACGCGCAGGCGCTGGAGCTGTGGCGGCCGGTGCTGGAGGGTGAGTACGCCTGCGCTCACGAGCCGCACACGGCCCTCGCGTCCTCCTTGGTGCCACTGCTGCGGCTGGGGCGCGAGGAAGAAGCCCGGTCCAGCCATCTGCGGGGATTGCGGCTCGTCCGGGCGATGGAGAGCATGCGTGGCGCGTACGCGGAGCACGTGGAGTTCTGCGCGCTCACCGGCAACGAGGCGCGGGGCCTGGAGCTGCTCGCGGAGCGGCCGGCGTACTTCACGGACGACGGGCATCCGCAGAGCAAGCTGGACTTCATGAGCGTGGTGGCCCTGCTCATGGACCGCCTGACCGGGCTCGGACTGGGCGACCGGCAGGTGCCGGGCCCGGCCGGCCGGGAGTGGACCGCCCGCGAACTCGCCACGCACGCGCGCGGGGAGGCCCTCGCCCTGGCGGCGCGCTTCGACGAACGCAACGGCACGACGCATGTGGGCGAGCGGGCACGCGCGCGTATGGCGCGGCAACCGCTCGCGGAGCGGCTGCCGCTGGGGGTGCGGTCGGTACGGCCGGTGCCGCCGTCCGCTCCCCCGGCGGTCGTGGCCTCGAAGGCCTCCGGCACCGGGCAGCCGGACCTGCCCGCCCTGCTGGACGAGGCGCGGCGGCTGTCGGACGCCCTGATGCCGGGCGCCGTGGAGGCGTGGGCGGTGGCCGCCGAGGCCGCAAAGGGCGCCGAGCTGGATCCGCGCGACCGCGCCGAGATGGCCGACCACGAGGCGATGTCCCTCGGCCCCGAGGGCACCGAGCTCTTCGAACGGGCCGCCGGCCTCTACACGGAGGCGGGCGACCCGGGCGAGGCCCTGGCGGCACGCGCGCGTGGGGCGTACGTCCGCGCGCTCGCCGGCGACGTGGACGGCGCCGTCGCGGCGGTGACCGGCCCGTACGACGAGATCCTCGCGCTGTACGCCGCGGACGGCACCGGGATACGGCAGACGGCGTCCGTCGTGATGAGCCGGGCGCGGATCCTGACGCGCCGGGCGCATGGCGCCGAGGGCGACGCGGCTGCTCTCGCCGAGGCCGAGGCCGCCGTCCGGGAGGTCCTCGCGCTCGTCGACGGCCGGACCGGGAAGGACGTACGGCTGACCGCGCGGGTCGCCGAGGCTCAGGCGATGCTCGGGGAGCTGGCGGGGCTGGCCGGGGATCTGGGGACGGCCGCGGAGCTGTTCGCACGGGGCGCGGCGGCGTTCGTCGCGGCGGGGCTGCCCTGGTTCGCGGTGGAGTACGAGGCCCGGCTGGCCTCCCTGGCCCACCACCTCGGCGACATGGCGGAGGCGGAACGGGCGCTGCGGGCGGCCCTGGAGCACGGTGGATCGCAGCTGGAGGCGCCCGGACGGGCCCAGCTGCACCTTCAGCTCGCCGAGGTCGTCGGCGGCCGGGGCGAGGCCGCGGAGGCCGCCCGGCACGCCCTGGAGGCCGCCCACTGGGCGGACGAGGCGGGCGAGTCGGCGACGCTGGGTGCCTGGGCGCGACAGCAGCTCGGCGGGTTCCTGCTGCGGCAGGGGCGGTGGGCCGAGGCCGCGGAGGTGCTGGAGTCGGCGCTGCCCGACCTGACCGCCGAGACGCACGGCGACGGAGCGGTGGTGCAGACGCAGTGGTGGCTCGGCGACTGCCTGAGCGAGCTGGGCGAGCACCGCGCGGCCGCCGAACGGCGCCTGCGGGCCGCCGAGATCGCCCGGCACTGGCCCGAGCAGCACGACCACGCGACCCTCGCCCACCTGGCCGGCGAGTCCCTCGGGCAGGCCGGACTGCCCGCCGAGGCGGACCGGGCCTACGCACGCGCGGGCGACCTGTGGCGCGAACTCGGCAACGTCCACGGCCTGATCCGCTCCCTGCGCGCCCGCGCCTGGCTGGCGCTCCGCGCGGAGGACGGGCTGGGAGAGGCACGCGGCCTGATGGCGGACGCGGTGCGGGAGTGCGAGGCGGCGCTGGAGGCAGCGTCCGACGAGGAGTCCCGGCAACAGCTCGTCGCCGAACTCGGCCAGACCCACCAGCAGTTCGGTGACCTGCTGGCCCGCTCCGCCCCGGAGGACGCCGAAGCCGCCTCGGTCGCCGAGGTGTTCGAGGAGGCACTGGCCCAAGTGGTGCGTTCGGCCACGGTGTTCGCCTCCCTCGGGGACGGCGCCCTGCACAGCCGCACCGGCGCGGAACTCGCCGCGGGCCGGCTGGAGGCGGACCTGGGCCGGCCCGCCGACGCGGTGGCACGCGCGCGTGCGGTGCTGGCGGCGTACGACGGACACGCCGGCGCGGAGACGGGTCACGGGGACGGTGAGGGCGAGACGGTGCGGGCCCGCCGGGCGGAGGCGCAGCAGCTGTTGCAGCTCCTGACGGAGCGGCGGGACTGA
- a CDS encoding helicase-related protein → MDLVPALEEPLRQPLKSVLGPATAKVMAEHLGLLTVGDLLHHYPRRYEERGQLTHLADLPMDEHVTVVAQVADARLHSFASAKAPRGKGQRLEVTITDGSGRLQLVFFGAGVHKPHKELLPGTRAMFAGKVSVFNRRLQLAHPAYELLRGDPEESVETWAGALIPIYPATAKLESWKIGKAIQTVLPTAQEAVDPLPDGLRLGRGLVPLPEALLKIHRPHTKADIEDARSRLKWDEAFVLQVALARRRHADAQLPAVPRKPAPDGLLTAFDARLPFTLTDGQQRVSREIFDDLATDHPMHRLLQGEVGSGKAQPLDSLVLTPTGFRRMGDLRVGQEVVVPEGEIALIDGVFPQGERDVWRLVLSDGSSVECDDEHLWIVGTGRGWHRGQAPEVRTTREIRLDTLKADGSPKWYIPAARPVDLGGDAGLPLDPYLLGALLGDGSFRHDLRLSTIDEEIHDAVAAAVAPYCRLVPVTGGGRHHTIQLVERTGGVRNPVIQALRGLGLWGAASHATFVPDDFKNASIKDRLALLQGLMDTDGTVHTDDRGISLRSASHRLAEDVAWLVRSLGGRARVLPEQAAYTVSVALPDEYAPFRLTRKAERLRSRPKDNTFRRGIRAVEYVGRKPVQCISVAHPSRAYVTDNFTVTHNTMVALRAMLATVDAGGQAAMLAPTEVLAQQHHRSIVEMMGELAEGGMLGGAEQATKVVLLTGSMGTAARRHALLDLTTGEAGIVIGTHALIEDKVQFHDLGLVVVDEQHRFGVEQRDALRGKGKQPPHLLVMTATPIPRTVAMTVFGDLETSVLDQLPAGRSPIASHVVPAADKPHFLSRAWERVREEVENGHQAYVVCPRIGDEEDDAKKSGKKKPPESPEDAAEKRPPLAVLDVAEHLSKGPLQGLRVEVLHGRMHPDDKDAAMRRFAAGDTDVLVATTVIEVGVNVPNATAMVIMDADRFGVSQLHQLRGRVGRGSAPGLCLLVSEMPEASAARQRLNAVASTLDGFELSRIDLEQRREGDVLGQAQSGARTSLRMLAVIEDEEIIAEAREEATAVVAADPELTGLPGLRTALGALLDEEREQYLDKG, encoded by the coding sequence ATGGATCTCGTGCCCGCACTGGAAGAACCCCTGCGCCAACCGCTGAAGTCGGTGCTCGGCCCCGCCACCGCGAAGGTGATGGCCGAGCATCTCGGCCTGCTCACCGTCGGCGACCTCCTCCACCACTACCCGCGCAGATACGAGGAGCGCGGCCAGCTCACCCACCTCGCCGACCTCCCCATGGACGAGCACGTCACGGTGGTCGCCCAGGTCGCGGACGCCCGCCTGCACTCGTTCGCCTCCGCCAAGGCCCCGCGCGGCAAGGGCCAGCGCCTGGAGGTCACGATCACGGACGGCAGCGGCCGGCTCCAACTGGTCTTCTTCGGCGCAGGCGTCCACAAGCCCCACAAGGAACTTCTGCCGGGCACACGCGCGATGTTCGCGGGCAAGGTCTCCGTCTTCAACCGCCGCCTCCAACTCGCGCATCCGGCCTACGAGTTGCTGCGCGGCGACCCGGAGGAGTCCGTCGAGACCTGGGCGGGCGCCCTGATCCCGATCTACCCCGCCACCGCCAAGCTGGAGTCCTGGAAGATCGGCAAGGCGATCCAGACGGTCCTGCCCACGGCCCAGGAGGCCGTCGACCCGCTCCCGGACGGCCTGCGCCTGGGCCGCGGCCTGGTCCCGCTCCCCGAAGCCCTCCTCAAGATCCACCGCCCGCACACCAAGGCGGACATCGAGGACGCCCGCTCCCGCCTCAAGTGGGACGAGGCCTTCGTCCTCCAGGTGGCCCTGGCCCGCCGCCGCCACGCTGACGCCCAACTCCCCGCCGTCCCCCGCAAACCCGCCCCCGACGGGCTCCTCACCGCCTTCGACGCCCGCCTCCCCTTCACGCTCACCGACGGCCAGCAGCGCGTCTCCCGGGAGATCTTCGACGACCTGGCCACCGACCACCCGATGCACCGGCTGCTGCAAGGGGAGGTGGGATCGGGCAAGGCCCAGCCCCTCGACTCGCTGGTCCTCACCCCCACAGGCTTTCGCCGCATGGGCGATCTGCGGGTCGGTCAGGAGGTGGTGGTGCCGGAGGGGGAGATCGCGCTGATCGACGGTGTCTTCCCGCAGGGAGAGCGCGACGTGTGGCGCCTCGTCCTGTCCGACGGGAGTTCCGTCGAGTGCGATGACGAGCACCTCTGGATCGTCGGTACCGGTCGCGGGTGGCACCGCGGCCAGGCACCCGAGGTCAGGACGACGCGGGAGATCCGTCTCGACACCCTCAAGGCCGACGGTTCCCCGAAGTGGTACATCCCTGCGGCCAGGCCGGTCGATCTGGGCGGCGACGCCGGACTGCCCCTCGACCCGTACCTGCTCGGTGCGCTGCTGGGAGACGGCTCGTTCCGGCACGACCTCCGGCTCTCCACCATCGACGAGGAGATCCATGACGCGGTGGCAGCGGCAGTGGCGCCCTACTGCCGGCTGGTACCGGTGACGGGAGGAGGACGCCACCACACGATCCAGCTCGTGGAGCGGACCGGAGGTGTGCGGAACCCCGTCATCCAGGCTCTGCGTGGACTGGGCCTGTGGGGAGCGGCGTCCCACGCCACATTCGTCCCGGACGATTTCAAGAACGCGTCGATCAAGGACCGTCTCGCCCTGCTGCAAGGGCTCATGGACACGGACGGCACGGTCCACACCGACGACAGGGGCATCTCCCTGCGCTCTGCTTCACACCGGCTCGCGGAGGACGTCGCCTGGCTCGTACGTTCGCTCGGCGGGCGCGCACGGGTGCTCCCGGAGCAGGCCGCCTACACCGTGTCCGTGGCCCTGCCTGACGAGTACGCCCCGTTCCGGCTCACCCGCAAGGCCGAGCGCCTCCGTTCGCGGCCGAAGGACAACACGTTCCGACGTGGCATCCGGGCCGTGGAGTACGTGGGCCGCAAGCCCGTGCAGTGCATCAGCGTGGCCCACCCGAGCCGTGCGTATGTCACGGACAACTTCACGGTCACCCACAACACCATGGTCGCCCTGCGCGCCATGCTCGCCACCGTCGATGCCGGGGGCCAGGCCGCCATGCTCGCGCCCACCGAAGTGCTCGCGCAGCAGCACCACCGGTCCATCGTCGAGATGATGGGCGAGCTGGCCGAGGGCGGCATGCTGGGCGGGGCCGAGCAGGCCACCAAGGTGGTGCTGCTCACCGGTTCCATGGGGACGGCCGCCCGGCGCCACGCCCTGCTCGACCTCACCACCGGCGAAGCCGGCATCGTCATCGGCACGCACGCGCTGATCGAGGACAAGGTGCAGTTCCACGACCTGGGCCTGGTCGTGGTCGACGAACAGCACCGCTTCGGCGTCGAGCAGCGCGACGCCCTGCGCGGCAAGGGCAAACAGCCCCCGCACCTGCTGGTCATGACGGCCACACCCATCCCGCGCACGGTCGCCATGACCGTCTTCGGCGACCTGGAGACCTCCGTCCTCGACCAGCTGCCGGCCGGCCGCTCGCCGATCGCCAGCCATGTGGTCCCGGCCGCCGACAAGCCCCACTTCCTGTCCCGCGCGTGGGAAAGGGTCCGCGAGGAGGTGGAGAACGGCCACCAGGCGTACGTCGTCTGCCCCCGCATCGGTGACGAGGAGGACGATGCCAAGAAGTCCGGCAAGAAGAAGCCGCCGGAGTCCCCGGAGGACGCCGCGGAGAAGCGCCCGCCCCTCGCCGTCCTCGACGTCGCCGAGCACCTGTCCAAGGGCCCCCTCCAGGGCCTGCGGGTCGAAGTCCTGCACGGCAGGATGCACCCCGACGACAAGGACGCAGCCATGCGCCGCTTCGCCGCCGGCGACACCGACGTCCTGGTCGCCACGACGGTCATCGAGGTCGGCGTCAACGTCCCCAACGCCACCGCCATGGTGATCATGGACGCCGACCGTTTCGGCGTCTCCCAGCTCCACCAGCTGCGCGGCCGCGTCGGCCGTGGCTCGGCACCCGGCCTGTGCCTCCTGGTCTCCGAGATGCCCGAGGCGAGCGCGGCCCGCCAGCGCCTCAACGCGGTCGCCTCCACGCTCGACGGCTTCGAACTCTCCCGCATCGACCTCGAACAACGCCGTGAGGGCGACGTCCTGGGCCAGGCCCAGTCGGGGGCCCGCACCAGCCTCAGAATGCTCGCGGTCATCGAGGACGAGGAGATCATCGCGGAGGCGAGGGAGGAGGCGACAGCCGTCGTGGCGGCCGACCCGGAGCTGACCGGCCTTCCCGGCCTGCGCACGGCTCTGGGCGCCCTTCTGGACGAGGAGAGAGAGCAGTACTTGGACAAGGGGTGA
- the rsmD gene encoding 16S rRNA (guanine(966)-N(2))-methyltransferase RsmD: protein MTRVIAGTAGGRRLAVPPGTGTRPTSDRAREGLFSTWQSLLGGPLQGERVLDLYAGSGAVGLEALSRGAGPTLLVEADAKAVRTVRENVKSLGLPGAEVRAGKAEQIIRTPPPGEPYDLVFLDPPYAVTDDDLREILLTLRTEGWLAEEALVTVERSTRGGEFRWPEGFEPLRARRYGEGTFWYGRAASTCEDAR from the coding sequence ATGACCCGCGTGATCGCCGGTACAGCCGGCGGACGTCGCCTGGCCGTACCCCCAGGCACCGGCACCCGCCCCACCTCCGACCGCGCACGCGAAGGTCTCTTCTCCACCTGGCAGTCCCTCCTCGGCGGCCCCCTGCAAGGCGAACGGGTCCTCGACCTCTACGCCGGATCAGGAGCCGTGGGGCTGGAAGCCCTCTCCCGGGGCGCCGGCCCCACCCTCCTCGTCGAAGCCGACGCCAAAGCCGTCCGCACGGTCCGCGAGAACGTGAAGAGCCTTGGTCTCCCCGGCGCCGAGGTCAGAGCAGGCAAAGCGGAACAGATCATCCGCACCCCGCCCCCCGGCGAGCCGTACGACCTCGTCTTCCTCGACCCCCCGTACGCCGTCACGGACGACGATCTTCGGGAGATCCTCCTCACACTCCGTACAGAGGGCTGGCTCGCGGAGGAAGCCCTCGTCACCGTGGAGCGCAGCACCAGAGGCGGTGAATTCCGTTGGCCCGAGGGTTTCGAACCCCTCCGGGCCCGCCGCTACGGCGAGGGAACGTTTTGGTACGGTCGCGCCGCCTCTACGTGCGAAGACGCACGATGA
- a CDS encoding DAK2 domain-containing protein translates to MAQVPQTFFDALAVRTWCGLALGTLGRAREEIDAINVYPVADGDTGTNLYLTVESAVAAVEAVFAGHAAGSGPDGPTLADAARAMAHGALIGARGNSGTILAQLLRGMAQVLADDDTAQADGRGLRLALRHAADSARRAVAHPVEGTVLTVASAAADAADGAEGDCGAVARAAYDGARTALAATPGQLPVLERAGVVDAGGRGLVAVLGALVETFTGERTREGVAGSACTGPSGGPRARVGPAAGPVPVDGVLDECADSAAAVPDQDGPAFEVIYLLEAEDRAVERLRERLDALGDSLVVVGGDGLWNVHVHVDDAGAAVEAGIEAGRPHRIRITHFGADDVHATGAERPPRERAQRAVVAVVPGEGLAGLYTEAGATTVLARPGEPPASGELVQAVRRAHAREVVLLPNDADLRHTAAAAAEQVRTEGIRVALIPTRSAVQGIAALAVHEPDRRFDEDVVSMTSAAGATRYAEVAVAERQSWTMAGICQAGDVLGLIDGDVAVIGSDIAVTAETVLDRMLSAGGEMVTLVLGDDVPDTVAEHLEGRVREGYLAVDTVVYRGGRQGALLLIGVE, encoded by the coding sequence GTGGCGCAGGTGCCGCAGACATTCTTCGATGCTCTCGCGGTGCGCACCTGGTGCGGTCTCGCGCTCGGCACACTGGGGCGGGCGCGTGAGGAAATCGACGCGATCAACGTCTATCCGGTCGCGGACGGGGACACCGGCACGAATCTGTATCTGACCGTGGAGTCGGCCGTCGCGGCCGTCGAGGCGGTCTTCGCCGGGCACGCGGCCGGGTCCGGCCCGGACGGGCCGACGCTCGCCGACGCCGCGCGGGCGATGGCGCACGGGGCGCTCATCGGCGCCCGCGGGAACTCCGGGACGATCCTCGCCCAGCTGCTGCGCGGCATGGCCCAGGTACTGGCCGACGACGACACCGCCCAGGCCGACGGCCGGGGCCTGCGGCTCGCCCTGCGGCACGCGGCCGACTCCGCCCGCCGGGCCGTCGCCCACCCCGTCGAGGGCACCGTCCTCACGGTCGCCTCGGCCGCCGCCGACGCCGCGGACGGAGCGGAGGGCGACTGCGGGGCCGTGGCCCGGGCGGCCTACGACGGAGCCCGCACGGCCCTCGCCGCGACCCCGGGCCAGCTGCCCGTCCTGGAACGCGCCGGGGTGGTCGACGCCGGCGGACGAGGGCTGGTCGCGGTGCTCGGGGCGCTGGTGGAGACGTTCACGGGGGAGAGGACACGGGAGGGGGTGGCCGGCAGCGCGTGCACCGGCCCCTCCGGGGGCCCCCGCGCGCGCGTGGGCCCCGCGGCAGGCCCCGTGCCGGTCGACGGCGTCCTGGACGAGTGCGCCGACAGCGCCGCCGCCGTGCCGGACCAGGACGGGCCGGCCTTCGAGGTGATCTACCTCCTGGAGGCCGAGGACCGGGCCGTGGAGCGGCTGCGGGAGCGGCTCGACGCCCTCGGGGACTCCCTCGTGGTGGTCGGCGGCGACGGGCTGTGGAACGTCCACGTCCATGTGGACGACGCGGGCGCCGCCGTCGAGGCCGGCATCGAGGCCGGGCGGCCCCACCGGATCCGCATCACGCACTTCGGCGCTGACGACGTCCACGCCACCGGAGCCGAGCGACCGCCCCGGGAACGCGCCCAGCGGGCCGTCGTGGCCGTCGTGCCCGGCGAGGGCCTGGCCGGGCTGTACACCGAGGCCGGCGCGACGACCGTGCTCGCACGCCCCGGGGAGCCGCCCGCGAGCGGCGAGCTCGTCCAGGCCGTACGGCGGGCCCACGCGCGCGAGGTCGTGCTGCTGCCCAACGACGCCGACCTGCGCCACACCGCCGCGGCCGCCGCCGAGCAGGTCCGCACGGAGGGCATCCGCGTGGCCCTGATCCCGACCCGCTCGGCGGTCCAGGGCATCGCGGCACTGGCCGTGCACGAGCCGGATCGCCGTTTCGACGAGGACGTCGTGTCCATGACCTCTGCCGCCGGGGCCACCCGCTACGCCGAGGTCGCCGTCGCCGAACGCCAGTCCTGGACCATGGCCGGCATCTGCCAGGCCGGCGACGTCCTGGGACTGATCGACGGGGACGTGGCCGTGATCGGCTCGGACATCGCGGTGACCGCCGAGACCGTTCTGGACCGCATGCTCTCGGCCGGGGGCGAGATGGTCACCCTGGTCCTCGGCGACGACGTCCCCGACACCGTCGCCGAGCATCTGGAGGGCCGGGTCCGCGAGGGATACCTCGCCGTCGACACGGTCGTGTACCGGGGCGGACGGCAGGGGGCCCTGCTCCTCATCGGCGTGGAGTAG
- the coaD gene encoding pantetheine-phosphate adenylyltransferase: protein MRRAVCPGSFDPITNGHLDIISRASRLYDEVYVAVMINQAKKGLFEIEERIDLIRQVTAEYGNVRVEAFHGLLVDFCKQREIPAIVKGLRAVSDFDYELQMAQMNNGLSGVETLFIPTNPTYSFLSSSLVKEVATWGGDVSHLVPAEVLGVLTERLRRD from the coding sequence GTGCGCCGCGCCGTCTGTCCCGGGTCGTTCGACCCGATCACCAACGGACACCTCGACATCATCTCCCGCGCCTCCAGGCTGTACGACGAGGTCTACGTCGCGGTGATGATCAACCAGGCCAAGAAGGGCCTGTTCGAGATCGAGGAGCGGATCGACCTGATCCGCCAGGTCACCGCCGAGTACGGCAACGTGCGCGTGGAGGCCTTCCACGGCCTGCTCGTGGACTTCTGCAAGCAGCGCGAGATCCCCGCCATCGTCAAGGGTCTCCGGGCGGTCAGCGACTTCGACTATGAGTTGCAGATGGCCCAGATGAACAACGGCCTCTCGGGCGTGGAGACCCTCTTCATCCCCACCAACCCCACCTACAGCTTCCTGTCGTCCTCCCTGGTCAAGGAGGTCGCGACCTGGGGCGGCGACGTCTCCCACCTGGTGCCCGCGGAGGTCCTGGGGGTCCTCACCGAGCGCCTGAGGAGGGACTGA